Proteins encoded within one genomic window of Triticum aestivum cultivar Chinese Spring chromosome 2D, IWGSC CS RefSeq v2.1, whole genome shotgun sequence:
- the LOC123048885 gene encoding uncharacterized protein yields the protein MAFEDIFGSPTSPATSPTSSAAISSGTSPTAPATFSATTAAPSTTTAPSSGQSPLNIHHDHISNYIKFKLDPAENNFSKWRTFFRMVLLQYRVQDHVDRPPPRTADADWLAVDQRLVMWMLFTLADPLLELISGGVLDAYTAWQRIADYFLANQGAQILHLTRRYRNLQQGDLPIVEYARRLKALEDGLADVGTAVSDNDLTMQLLHGLAPRFETIRVVLGDTNPLPPFGVVRSRLELAEYSLSLRTATDSAAALSITHGGSGGSGGHGGPGGSGGPGGSGDRGGSRPSSGDRASPDGAHGRGGGSRGGSNGERSRGRGRGRGDSSGRGAPSAPTAPFTGYFAPYGMALPSPRPGWSAPNAAGVLGPRPGVHSQAYPVMLSGPSPPYSAPAGQLQFHPPAPSWDHAALFNHAANQSGFPSNEWYMDTGASSHVTGNQGSSHSDSTHDVQ from the exons ATGGCCTTTGAAGATATCTTCGGCTCCCCCACCTCTCCGGCGACCAGCCCCACCTCCTCAGCTGCCATCTCCTCTGGGACCTCCCCCACTGCTCCGGCTACTTTCTCTGCCACCACCGCTGCCCCCTCCACCACCACCGCTCCCTCCTCCGGCCAGTCCCCCCTCAACATCCACCATGACCACATCTCCAACTACATCAagttcaagttggatccagccgaaaACAACTTTTCCAAGTGGCGCACCTTCTTCCGCATGGTCCTCCTTCAGTACCGCGTCCAGGATCACGTCGACCGCCCTCCTCCACGTACCGCCGATGCCGACTGGCTCGCGGTCGACCAGCGCCTCGTCATGTGGATGCTCTTCACACTGGCCGATCCTCTTCTGGAGCTCATCTCCGGCGGTGTTCTTGACGCCTACACCGCCTGGCAGCGCATCGCCGACTACTTTCTGGCCAACCAGGGCGCTCAGATCCTCCACCTCACTCGCCGGTACCGGAACCTGCAGCAAGGTGATCTCCCCATCGTCGAGTATGCCCGCCGCCTCAAGGCCCTGGAGGACGGCCTGGCGGACGTGGGCACCGCCGTCAGCGACAACGACCTCACCATGCAGCTTCTTCATGGCCTCGCCCCTCGCTTCGAGACGATCCGCGTCGTGCTGGGCGACACCAACCCGCTCCCGCCCTTCGGCGTCGTTCGCTCGCGCCTCGAGCTGGCAGAGTACAGCCTCTCCCTGCGCACGGCCACCGACAGCGCCGCCGCTCTCTCCATCACCCACGGCGGCTCCGGCGGATCGGGTGGCCACGGTGGTCCCGGTGGCTCTGGCGGTCCCGGTGGCTCCGGTGACCGCGGTGGCTCGCGCCCTTCTTCTGGCGATCGCGCCAGTCCTGACGGCGCCCACGGGCGTGGCGGCGGCTCCCGCGGTGGCTCCAACGGTGAGCGCAGCCGTGGTCGTGGCCGCGGACGTGGTGACTCGTCTGGTCGCGGCGCTCCATCCGCGCCCACCGCCCCATTCACGGGCTACTTCGCCCCGTACGGCATGGCGCTGCCGTCTCCCCGCCCCGGTTGGTCTGCACCCAACGCCGCAGGCGTGCTCGGTCCTCGTCCGGGTGTCCACTCGCAGGCCTATCCGGTCATGCTCTCTGGGCCTTCGCCGCCATACTCCGCGCCGGCCGGGCAGCTGCAGTTCCATCCGCCCGCGCCCTCCTGGGATCATGCCGCCCTCTTCAATCACGCCGCCAACCAGTCGGGCTTCCCCTCCAATgagtggtacatggacaccggcgcCTCATCTCACGTAACGGGCAACCAAG GATCTTCGCACTCAGACAGTACTCATGACGTCCAGTAG